The proteins below are encoded in one region of Alistipes communis:
- a CDS encoding metal ABC transporter ATP-binding protein has translation MSNVLISVRDLSVAYEGTTALDEVSLDIFEDDFLGVIGPNGGGKTSLVRAILGNIPYRGTVNYAAELFRGKERLIGYLPQQNVFDRAFPISVTETVLSGLQGHKRFRSRYTAEDRRRALELLERTGIAEVAGRAIGEISGGQMQRALLCRAIISEPRLLILDEPANFVDNQFENELYRILQELNRRMAIVMVSHDVGTISSVVKSIVCVNRHVHRHDSNVIDEEQLRNYGCPIQLISHGDVPHTVLSRH, from the coding sequence ATGAGTAACGTATTGATCTCGGTGAGAGACCTCTCGGTCGCATACGAGGGGACGACGGCGCTGGATGAGGTGTCACTGGATATTTTCGAGGACGATTTCCTGGGGGTCATCGGCCCCAACGGCGGCGGGAAGACATCGCTCGTACGTGCGATTCTGGGCAACATTCCCTACCGCGGAACGGTGAACTACGCTGCCGAACTTTTCCGCGGCAAAGAGCGTCTGATCGGGTATCTGCCCCAACAGAACGTTTTCGACAGGGCTTTCCCCATATCGGTTACGGAGACGGTCCTGTCGGGCTTGCAGGGACACAAGCGATTCCGGTCGCGCTACACCGCCGAAGACCGCCGACGGGCGCTGGAACTGCTCGAACGCACCGGCATCGCCGAAGTCGCCGGCCGAGCCATCGGCGAAATATCGGGAGGGCAGATGCAGCGGGCGCTTCTGTGCCGGGCGATCATCTCCGAGCCGCGGCTGCTGATCCTCGACGAACCGGCCAACTTCGTCGACAACCAGTTCGAAAATGAACTATACCGCATTCTCCAGGAGTTGAACCGCCGCATGGCCATCGTCATGGTGTCGCACGACGTGGGGACGATCTCCTCGGTGGTGAAGAGCATCGTCTGCGTCAACCGTCATGTTCACCGGCACGATTCGAACGTCATCGACGAGGAACAACTGCGCAACTACGGCTGCCCGATCCAGCTCATCTCGCACGGCGACGTACCGCACACCGTGTTGAGCCGCCACTAA
- a CDS encoding aldehyde dehydrogenase family protein, producing MDIPKLIAAQRAYFETGATHDIAVRRRALQALQASVRRHEEVLCSALRADLGKSAVESYMTEIGIVAGEIRFALRNLKRWMRPRRVPTPLFAWPARSRVRYEPLGVVLVVAPWNYPLQLTLLPLVGALAAGNCVVLKPSPGAPATAAVLSEIVGECFPEELVALVPHAPQAVEELLTQRFDHIFYTGGGTFGREIMVRAAERLTPVTLELGGKSPCVVGAEADLKLAARRIVWGKTLNAGQTCVAPDFLLVHESVCDRLLVELQRAVERQWGSDPRFAVDYPRMVDGAHARRVAELLSTAGGETVCGGEVLEEERYVAPTIVLNPDPQSRLMREEIFAPVLPVLTFAELSEAADALLAADRPLALYYFGDEREGRRLCERVPSGGVAFNDVVMQVSSRRLPFGGVGASGMGRYHGEASFECFSNCRSYFLGSKRFDLPLRYAPYPKRLLGWLRRLMD from the coding sequence ATGGATATTCCGAAGTTGATAGCCGCCCAGCGGGCCTATTTCGAGACGGGCGCCACGCACGACATCGCGGTGCGGCGTCGGGCGCTGCAAGCGTTGCAGGCGTCGGTGCGGCGGCACGAAGAGGTGCTGTGCAGTGCGTTGCGCGCCGATCTGGGCAAATCGGCTGTCGAGAGTTACATGACCGAAATCGGTATCGTCGCGGGCGAAATCCGTTTCGCATTGCGTAACCTGAAACGCTGGATGCGGCCTCGCCGCGTCCCGACGCCGCTCTTCGCCTGGCCGGCGCGAAGCCGTGTGCGCTACGAACCGCTGGGCGTGGTGCTCGTCGTCGCGCCGTGGAATTACCCGCTGCAACTGACGCTGCTGCCGCTCGTCGGGGCGTTGGCCGCAGGGAACTGCGTGGTGCTGAAACCTTCGCCGGGCGCTCCGGCCACGGCGGCCGTTCTGTCGGAGATCGTCGGCGAGTGCTTTCCGGAGGAGCTGGTCGCTCTGGTGCCGCACGCACCGCAGGCTGTGGAAGAGTTGCTGACGCAGCGGTTCGACCATATCTTCTACACGGGCGGAGGGACTTTCGGCCGCGAGATCATGGTGCGTGCGGCCGAACGCCTGACGCCCGTCACGCTCGAACTGGGCGGGAAAAGTCCTTGCGTCGTGGGAGCGGAGGCCGATTTGAAGCTGGCTGCGCGGCGCATCGTGTGGGGGAAGACCCTCAATGCCGGTCAGACCTGCGTGGCCCCCGATTTCCTGCTGGTGCACGAATCGGTTTGCGACCGGCTGCTGGTGGAGTTGCAGCGGGCCGTCGAGCGGCAATGGGGGAGCGATCCGCGCTTTGCGGTCGACTATCCCCGAATGGTCGACGGCGCCCATGCGCGTCGTGTGGCGGAGTTGCTCTCCACGGCGGGAGGCGAGACGGTCTGCGGCGGCGAGGTGCTCGAAGAGGAGCGCTATGTCGCACCGACGATCGTTCTGAATCCCGACCCGCAGAGCCGTCTTATGCGCGAAGAGATTTTTGCGCCGGTGCTGCCCGTGCTGACCTTCGCGGAGTTGTCGGAGGCGGCCGATGCGCTGCTCGCCGCCGACCGGCCGCTGGCACTCTATTATTTCGGCGACGAACGCGAAGGCCGCCGTCTGTGCGAGCGGGTGCCGTCGGGCGGGGTGGCGTTCAACGATGTGGTGATGCAGGTGTCGAGTCGTCGCCTGCCCTTCGGCGGGGTCGGTGCGAGCGGAATGGGACGCTATCACGGCGAGGCGTCGTTCGAGTGCTTCTCCAACTGCCGCTCCTATTTTCTGGGGTCGAAACGCTTCGACCTGCCGCTGCGTTATGCGCCTTATCCCAAGCGGCTGCTCGGCTGGCTGCGGCGGCTGATGGATTAG
- the argS gene encoding arginine--tRNA ligase — MNIDHFISEAVSRSVEALYGPLGEEQLQIQKTRKEFDGDYTLVVFPLLRRSRKSPEATAAEIGEHLTAHMPEVKSFNVIKGFLNLALSDGFWADRFAEIAADGAFGQAPATGRNVMIEYSSPNTNKPLHLGHIRNNLLGYSVAQILRAVGHNVIKVNLVNDRGIHICKSMLAWKRYGGGETPASSGMKGDHLVGKYYVEFDKHYKAQVKELTASGMSEEEAKKRAPLMLEAQEMLRRWEARDPEVYGLWEMMNGWVYGGFDVTYKALGVDFDKVYYESQTYLLGKDIVQKGLDMGIFYRREDGSVWIDLTADGLDQKLLLRGDGTSVYMTQDLGTAYRRFEENDLDDMIYVVGNEQNYHFQVLKLVLKKLGYDWSDHITHLSYGMVELPNGKMKSREGTVVDADDLIDDMVRTAREMSDELGKLDDCTEDEAAAISRMVGLGALKYFILKVDPKKTMLFDPRESIDFNGNTGPFIQYTHARIRSVLRKAQEAGIACGEASAAAYLPEEVALVKQLADYPNVVKAAAENFAPSIVAAYAYELAKQYNAYYHDHSILREEDAAVRAMRLRLSEQVARVIRLAMRLLGIDVPERM, encoded by the coding sequence ATGAATATCGATCACTTTATTTCGGAGGCGGTGAGCCGCTCGGTCGAGGCGCTCTACGGGCCGCTGGGGGAGGAGCAGTTGCAGATTCAGAAGACACGCAAGGAGTTCGACGGCGATTATACGCTGGTCGTTTTCCCGCTGCTGCGACGAAGCCGCAAGTCGCCCGAAGCGACGGCCGCCGAGATAGGGGAGCACCTTACGGCGCATATGCCGGAGGTGAAGTCGTTCAACGTCATCAAGGGATTCCTGAACCTCGCTCTTTCGGACGGCTTCTGGGCCGACCGTTTCGCCGAAATCGCAGCCGACGGAGCGTTCGGGCAGGCTCCTGCGACGGGCCGCAACGTGATGATCGAGTATTCGTCGCCCAATACCAACAAGCCGCTCCATCTGGGGCATATCCGCAACAACCTGCTGGGCTATTCGGTCGCGCAGATATTGCGTGCCGTCGGCCATAACGTCATCAAGGTCAACCTGGTCAACGACCGAGGCATCCACATCTGCAAGTCGATGCTGGCGTGGAAGCGCTACGGCGGAGGCGAAACGCCCGCTTCGTCGGGAATGAAGGGCGACCATCTGGTCGGTAAATACTACGTCGAGTTCGACAAGCACTACAAGGCCCAGGTCAAGGAGCTGACGGCCTCGGGCATGTCGGAGGAGGAGGCGAAGAAGCGGGCGCCGCTGATGCTCGAAGCGCAGGAGATGCTGCGCCGCTGGGAGGCCAGGGATCCCGAGGTCTACGGACTGTGGGAGATGATGAACGGCTGGGTGTACGGCGGTTTCGACGTTACCTACAAGGCGCTGGGCGTCGATTTCGACAAGGTCTACTACGAGTCGCAGACCTACCTGCTGGGCAAGGACATCGTGCAGAAGGGGCTGGACATGGGGATTTTCTACCGCCGCGAGGACGGTTCGGTCTGGATCGATCTTACGGCCGACGGCCTGGATCAGAAATTGTTGCTGCGCGGCGATGGAACGTCGGTCTACATGACGCAGGATCTGGGGACGGCCTACCGCCGTTTCGAGGAGAACGATCTCGACGACATGATCTACGTGGTGGGCAACGAACAGAACTACCATTTCCAGGTTTTGAAACTGGTGCTCAAAAAGCTGGGATACGATTGGAGCGACCATATCACCCACCTCTCCTACGGGATGGTGGAGTTGCCCAACGGCAAGATGAAGTCGCGCGAGGGGACGGTCGTCGATGCCGACGACCTGATCGACGACATGGTGCGCACGGCACGCGAAATGTCGGACGAACTGGGCAAGCTGGACGACTGCACGGAGGACGAGGCGGCTGCGATTTCGCGGATGGTCGGTCTGGGTGCACTCAAATATTTCATTCTCAAAGTCGATCCTAAAAAGACGATGCTCTTCGATCCGCGCGAATCGATCGATTTCAACGGCAATACCGGTCCCTTCATCCAGTATACGCACGCCCGCATCCGTTCGGTGCTGCGCAAGGCGCAGGAGGCGGGGATCGCCTGCGGCGAAGCGTCGGCCGCGGCCTATCTGCCCGAAGAGGTGGCGCTCGTCAAGCAGTTGGCGGACTATCCCAACGTGGTGAAGGCCGCTGCCGAGAATTTCGCTCCTTCGATCGTCGCGGCATACGCCTATGAGTTGGCCAAACAATACAACGCCTACTACCACGATCACTCGATCCTGCGCGAGGAAGACGCTGCGGTGCGTGCCATGCGGCTGCGTTTGTCGGAGCAGGTGGCGCGCGTGATCCGGCTGGCGATGCGCCTGTTAGGGATCGACGTTCCCGAACGGATGTAG
- a CDS encoding HIT family protein translates to MASIFSRIIAGEIPSYKVAEDANYYAFLDINPLTEGHTLVVPKKEVDYIFDLDDQTLAGMMLFAKKIARRIERQIDCKRVAVVVLGLEVPHAHIHLIPIKSESDVDFRREKLSLTPEEFQAIAAKLNR, encoded by the coding sequence ATGGCATCGATTTTTTCACGCATCATCGCCGGAGAGATTCCGTCGTACAAAGTCGCCGAAGATGCGAATTACTACGCATTTCTCGACATCAACCCCCTGACCGAAGGACATACGCTCGTCGTGCCCAAGAAAGAGGTCGATTACATTTTCGATCTGGACGATCAAACGCTCGCCGGCATGATGCTCTTCGCCAAGAAAATCGCCCGCAGGATCGAACGGCAGATCGACTGCAAACGGGTGGCGGTCGTCGTGCTGGGATTGGAGGTTCCCCATGCGCACATCCATCTGATCCCGATCAAAAGCGAAAGCGACGTCGACTTCCGGCGTGAGAAACTCTCCCTGACGCCCGAAGAGTTTCAGGCGATCGCCGCCAAATTGAACCGATAG
- a CDS encoding metal ABC transporter solute-binding protein, Zn/Mn family, producing the protein MRTAYLYLLFLSLFATGCTSSTRQTDKERLYVSILPLRSLVEQIVGDDFKVDVLVPAGASPESFEPTPRQYVALNRSKLVFNVGLIDFEQNLLRDFPDREKLVNLSRGIRLLEGSCAHGHTHEPTEKARASEGHAHGIDPHIWTSPRALKQMAANAYDALRTSFPDSVRYTENYEKLLVRLDSLDTACAEALRQADVHTIVIYHPALTYYAADYGLEQLAVEHDGKEPSARHLARLIEEARRKKVRRVFYQAQYPASTVKVIAEDIGARSVKIDPLREDVIENIGEITRQLTSGNE; encoded by the coding sequence ATGAGAACCGCATATCTATATTTATTATTCCTGTCGCTTTTCGCAACAGGTTGTACGTCAAGCACCCGCCAGACAGACAAGGAGCGACTTTACGTCTCGATCCTGCCGCTGCGCTCGCTCGTCGAGCAGATCGTCGGAGACGACTTCAAAGTCGACGTATTGGTTCCGGCAGGCGCCAGTCCCGAAAGTTTCGAACCGACACCGCGCCAGTACGTTGCGCTGAACCGGTCGAAACTGGTCTTCAACGTCGGGCTTATCGACTTCGAACAAAATCTGTTACGCGATTTTCCCGATCGGGAGAAACTGGTCAACCTGAGCCGGGGCATTCGGCTGCTCGAAGGGAGTTGCGCACACGGACATACACACGAACCGACCGAAAAAGCACGCGCGTCCGAAGGGCACGCACACGGCATCGACCCTCACATCTGGACCTCGCCGCGCGCACTGAAACAGATGGCCGCCAACGCTTACGACGCGCTTCGCACATCGTTTCCCGACTCGGTTCGTTATACGGAAAATTACGAAAAACTGCTCGTCCGCCTCGACTCGCTCGATACGGCCTGTGCCGAAGCGCTGCGGCAGGCGGACGTACACACGATCGTGATCTACCACCCCGCCCTCACTTACTATGCGGCGGATTACGGACTGGAACAGCTCGCCGTCGAACACGACGGAAAGGAGCCGTCGGCCCGTCACCTGGCGCGGCTGATCGAGGAGGCACGCAGGAAAAAGGTACGGCGCGTCTTCTATCAGGCGCAATACCCCGCGTCGACGGTCAAAGTCATCGCCGAAGATATAGGCGCCCGCAGCGTGAAGATCGATCCGCTGCGTGAAGATGTCATCGAAAACATCGGGGAAATCACCCGACAACTTACCTCCGGCAATGAGTAA
- a CDS encoding OmpA family protein, with product MKRIFTTFVCAFAVCAAADAQQRSGAPASCPQADTVLLSADVDGTYLVRKYLVKQHADRNSDYAVRYQVDVAQLSSTLAGNARQLDDLQAFIDKVSQDKSLRVTGVTITGYASPDGPYAPNERLARKRATDFRNYVDSRYRLSASYPVTVSAVVDEWRAAVPAVEASSIPSKQEVLQILNGSDKATVKEMRLKRLPAAWNYMRQHILPPMRHVEMAFTYDKSSVVTERTPIPLPEVEPVIHATYILVDDQPDGLIIDMDEFDCTCTM from the coding sequence GTGAAAAGGATCTTTACCACTTTCGTATGTGCCTTTGCGGTATGCGCTGCGGCCGATGCCCAGCAGCGAAGCGGGGCTCCGGCATCGTGTCCGCAGGCCGATACCGTTTTGCTGTCGGCCGATGTCGACGGTACCTATCTGGTGCGCAAGTATCTGGTGAAACAGCACGCCGACCGCAACTCCGACTATGCGGTGCGTTATCAGGTCGATGTGGCGCAGCTCTCGTCGACGCTGGCCGGAAATGCGCGGCAGCTGGACGATTTGCAGGCTTTTATCGACAAGGTTTCGCAGGATAAGTCGTTGCGGGTGACGGGCGTGACGATCACCGGCTACGCTTCGCCCGACGGACCCTATGCTCCCAACGAGCGGCTGGCGCGCAAACGCGCGACCGATTTCCGGAACTACGTCGATTCCCGCTACCGCCTTTCGGCCAGCTATCCGGTCACCGTATCGGCCGTAGTCGACGAGTGGCGGGCGGCGGTTCCGGCCGTGGAGGCTTCGTCGATACCCTCCAAGCAGGAGGTGCTGCAAATCCTGAACGGCAGCGACAAGGCGACGGTCAAGGAGATGCGGCTCAAACGGCTCCCTGCGGCGTGGAATTACATGCGCCAGCATATCCTGCCGCCGATGCGCCATGTAGAGATGGCCTTCACCTACGACAAGAGCAGCGTCGTCACCGAGCGCACGCCCATTCCGCTGCCCGAAGTGGAGCCGGTCATCCATGCGACCTACATCCTTGTCGACGATCAGCCCGACGGTCTGATTATCGATATGGACGAGTTCGATTGCACCTGCACGATGTAG
- a CDS encoding hemolysin family protein → MEIVIIILLILLNGIFAMSEIALISARRSNLELRARQGNAGARRALRIIEDPDKFLSTIQIGITLIGILTGIYSGDALAAKFGRELALLGIPLRTATIAAQVTIVVIVTYLTLIFGELVPKRIGMNTAEKIACAVARPMRALSVAASPFVWLLSRSTAAITRLLGLKESDNKVTEEEIRSIIQESVDDGEVRVVEQQIVGRVFSLGDRAVDSVMTPRSEIVWIDIAMTTDQIRERVNRNPHSLYPVADGELDKLVGVVYLKDLFQHLAEPDFNLCKTLRPVKFFHESCEVYNAMDQLRSEQLGYGIVCDEFGVTRGIVTLKDIFEALVGEIPEDLDEPDIVRREDGSCLVDGQCSFYDFLAYFNMEEVIPHTAYKTISGLILDELDHIPQTGEKLHWNRFTLEIVDMDGARIDKILVTPDTIPADENS, encoded by the coding sequence ATGGAAATCGTCATCATCATCCTGCTGATCCTGCTCAACGGCATCTTCGCCATGTCGGAAATCGCACTGATCTCGGCCCGCCGTTCCAACCTCGAACTGCGTGCCCGGCAGGGAAACGCCGGCGCGCGGCGCGCGCTCCGGATCATCGAAGACCCCGACAAGTTCCTCTCGACCATTCAGATCGGCATCACGCTCATCGGCATCCTCACGGGTATCTACTCCGGCGATGCGCTGGCTGCGAAATTCGGCCGCGAACTCGCTCTGCTGGGTATTCCCCTGCGCACGGCGACGATCGCGGCCCAAGTGACGATCGTCGTCATCGTCACCTACCTGACGCTCATCTTCGGCGAACTCGTTCCCAAGCGTATCGGCATGAACACGGCCGAGAAGATCGCCTGCGCCGTCGCGCGGCCGATGCGTGCACTCTCGGTGGCGGCCTCGCCGTTCGTATGGCTGCTTTCGCGCAGCACCGCGGCGATCACTCGACTGCTGGGCCTCAAAGAGTCGGACAACAAGGTGACCGAGGAGGAGATCCGTTCGATCATCCAGGAGAGCGTCGACGACGGCGAAGTGCGCGTGGTCGAACAGCAGATCGTCGGACGCGTCTTTTCGCTCGGCGACCGCGCGGTCGACTCGGTGATGACGCCCCGCAGTGAAATCGTCTGGATCGACATCGCCATGACGACCGACCAGATTCGCGAACGGGTCAACCGCAACCCGCACAGTCTTTACCCCGTCGCCGACGGGGAGCTCGACAAACTCGTCGGCGTGGTCTACCTCAAAGACCTCTTCCAGCACCTCGCAGAACCCGACTTCAACCTCTGCAAAACGCTCCGGCCGGTCAAGTTCTTCCATGAAAGCTGCGAAGTCTACAACGCCATGGACCAGCTGCGCAGCGAACAGCTGGGCTACGGCATCGTCTGCGACGAGTTCGGTGTCACGCGCGGCATCGTCACCCTCAAAGACATCTTCGAAGCCCTCGTCGGCGAAATTCCCGAAGACCTCGACGAACCCGACATCGTGCGGCGCGAAGACGGGAGCTGCCTGGTGGACGGGCAGTGCTCCTTCTACGATTTTCTGGCCTACTTCAACATGGAGGAGGTCATTCCGCACACCGCTTACAAAACGATCAGCGGGCTGATCCTCGACGAACTGGAC
- a CDS encoding helix-turn-helix domain-containing protein, translated as MGEKLLRLMKSEGLTSSRLAEILGTGASNISHIISGRSKPGYDLLRKILLSFPQINPDWLLLDDETMYRSDETPIREQPVSPDLFTAESATSEHPSGSPYETDIAGNTDTVDAVDPHRIASGGFRNMTSSTVQRIIIVYSDRTFESFTPKQE; from the coding sequence ATGGGAGAAAAATTGTTGAGACTGATGAAAAGCGAAGGATTGACTTCAAGCCGCCTTGCGGAAATTCTGGGGACAGGCGCTTCCAATATCTCCCATATCATCTCCGGACGCAGCAAACCGGGATACGATCTGCTGCGAAAAATTCTGCTCAGTTTCCCGCAGATCAACCCTGATTGGTTGCTGCTCGACGACGAAACAATGTACCGCTCGGATGAAACTCCGATCAGGGAACAACCCGTTTCGCCCGACCTTTTTACGGCAGAATCCGCAACTTCCGAACATCCTTCCGGTTCCCCTTACGAAACCGATATCGCCGGAAATACGGATACCGTCGACGCGGTCGATCCGCATCGGATCGCTTCCGGAGGTTTTAGAAATATGACATCTTCTACCGTGCAACGAATCATCATCGTTTATTCCGATCGGACCTTCGAAAGTTTTACGCCGAAACAGGAATAA